From Saccharothrix espanaensis DSM 44229, the proteins below share one genomic window:
- a CDS encoding aminotransferase class V-fold PLP-dependent enzyme, translating to MSTFPSGVGLDAFHRELDRLELVSRFPEMPRNMFDEGPHLVTTPELPWGDEVRERSIEAYRRFIHGETWITGGGAREMEAQVVGWLGGLLGAAEPAGFVSSGGSESNMCAILTAKHLAGRKGGSVVFPDNGHYSLHKLCRMFDLDPVVVPAPEGALHLVDPAAIEAAIRPDTIAIIATAGTWAYGSVDPIAEIGEIAQRHGLYLHVDGAFGGYILPFLERCGYDPTIPPWDFRVPGVCSISADLHKNGMAPPPAGTLIFRDPELLAAAKEICPPNGTMSGTRGAGPIAGAWAMVTLLGEAGYTAVSLKSMALRDELVAGVREIDGLSVHPGSRINMTLIHSGTLDLRPVAEELRARGWMYAARAVPAPVSIVVVPMPHNDGQTAPFLADLRDAVGLALPLGSGVVPAEREKVSSYGF from the coding sequence ATGAGCACATTCCCCAGCGGTGTCGGTCTCGACGCCTTCCACCGCGAACTGGACCGGCTGGAGCTGGTCTCCCGGTTCCCCGAGATGCCCCGCAACATGTTCGACGAGGGACCGCACCTGGTGACCACGCCGGAGCTGCCCTGGGGCGACGAGGTGCGCGAGCGTTCGATCGAGGCGTACCGGCGGTTCATCCACGGGGAGACGTGGATCACCGGCGGCGGCGCGCGGGAGATGGAGGCGCAGGTCGTCGGCTGGCTGGGCGGGCTGCTCGGCGCGGCGGAGCCCGCCGGGTTCGTGTCCTCCGGCGGGTCCGAGTCCAACATGTGCGCCATCCTCACCGCGAAGCACCTGGCCGGCCGCAAGGGCGGCAGCGTGGTGTTCCCGGACAACGGGCACTACTCGCTGCACAAGCTGTGCCGGATGTTCGACCTCGACCCGGTCGTGGTGCCCGCGCCCGAGGGCGCGCTGCACCTGGTGGACCCCGCCGCGATCGAGGCCGCCATCCGGCCGGACACCATCGCGATCATCGCGACCGCCGGCACGTGGGCGTACGGCAGCGTGGACCCGATCGCCGAGATCGGCGAGATCGCCCAGCGGCACGGGCTGTACCTGCACGTGGACGGCGCGTTCGGCGGGTACATCCTGCCGTTCCTGGAGCGCTGCGGGTACGACCCGACCATCCCGCCGTGGGACTTCCGGGTGCCCGGGGTCTGCTCGATCAGCGCGGACCTGCACAAGAACGGCATGGCACCGCCGCCCGCCGGCACGCTGATCTTCCGCGACCCGGAGCTGTTGGCCGCCGCCAAGGAGATCTGCCCGCCCAACGGGACGATGTCCGGCACGCGCGGCGCGGGTCCGATCGCGGGCGCGTGGGCGATGGTGACGCTGCTGGGCGAGGCCGGCTACACCGCCGTGTCGCTGAAGTCCATGGCACTGCGGGACGAACTGGTCGCCGGTGTGCGCGAGATCGACGGGCTCAGCGTCCACCCGGGGTCGCGGATCAACATGACGCTGATCCACTCCGGGACGCTCGACCTGCGGCCGGTCGCCGAGGAGCTCCGCGCCCGGGGCTGGATGTACGCGGCCCGCGCGGTGCCCGCGCCGGTGAGCATCGTCGTGGTCCCCATGCCGCACAACGACGGGCAGACCGCGCCGTTCCTGGCCGACCTGCGCGACGCGGTCGGGCTCGCGCTGCCGCTGGGCTCCGGCGTGGTGCCCGCGGAGCGGGAGAAGGTGTCCAGCTATG